A segment of the Spiroplasma helicoides genome:
AAAATTAATATTTTTAAATTCTTGTACAAAACTTATTACATTTCCACCTGTTCCACAGACAAAACATTTAAAAATTTTTTTATCTGGTGAAATATTTAGCGAAGGGTCTGAATCATCATGGAATGGGCATACTGCTAAATAGTTTCTACCTTTTTTTTGGATATCAACATATTGTCCAATAATATCAACAATGTTTGCAGTTTGAATCAAATTATCAATTTGCTTTTGATCAATTGCCAAAATGACACCCCCTTTAGAGTTTTATTTTGTATTTTCTTTTAGATATTCTTCTAACTGATTTATAGGTACTCTATTTTGATTCATTGAATCTCTTTCTCTAACAGTAACACAACCGTCATTATCTGTATCAAAATCGATTGTTATACAATATGGAGTACCTATTGCATCCTGTCTTCTATATCTTTTACCAATGTTTCCTTTATCATCAAAAGTTCCAGAAATACCGGTTTTAGATATAAGATTTAAATAAATCTCATTCGCTTTTTCTACTTGTTGTTTTTGTAAAGGAAGAATAGCAAACTTATATGGTGCTAAATTATTAGGTAAACTTAGAACAACTCTCTCACCATTTTCTAATGCTTCTTCTTTATAACTTTGGCAAAGCACAGCCAATAAAAGTCTTTCAACACCAACACTTGGTTCAATTACATTAGCTAAATACCTTTCATTTGTAACTGGGTCTAAATATGTTAAATCTTCTCCACTTACTTTTTGATGTTGTGATAAATCATAATCACCTCTATGTGCAATCCCTCACAACTCACCTATACCAAAAGGATACTTAAATTCTATATCAACTGTTCTAGATGAATAATGTGATAATTCATCTTTATCGTGTTCCCTTAAAAGATAATTTTCTTTTTTTATTTTTATAGTGTTTTCTAAAAAATCTTGAACATTATCCAGTCAGTACTGAAATCAATTTTTTGAGTCATTTGGTGAAAAAAAGAACTCTAACTCCATTTGTTCAAATTCTCTTGTTCTAAAAATGAAATTTCCAGGCGTAATTTCATTTCTAAATGATTTACCAATTTGACCTATACCAAAAGGTAATTGTTTTCTTAAAGCTCTTTGTGTATTTTTGTATTGAACAAAAATTCCCTGAGCTGTTTCAGGTCTTAGATACACTGTAGATGTCATATCTTCAATTACACCTTGATTAGTTTTAAACATTAATGCAAACTTTCTAATTTCTGTAAAATTAGTTTTATCACATTTTGGACATTTAATTTTTTTCTCTTCGATAAAATTTTCTAATTGCTCGTTAGATCAACCACCAACATTCATTTCAGTAAACTTTTCTTCTATTAGTTTATCCGCTCTTCATCTTGAATTACAAGCTTTACAGTCGATTAGTGGATCATTAAAGTTTCCGATGTGCCCACTTGCTTCTCAAACCTTTGAATTCATAATGATTGATGAATCTAGGCCGATATTATAAGGATTTTTTTTGATGAAAAAGTCCCATCAAGCTTGTTTTATGTTATTTTTAAGTTCTGCCCCTAATGGCCCATAATCTCATGAATTTGCTAAGCCTCCATATATTTCTGAGCCTTGAAATACAAATCCCATTGTTTTTAGATGAGATATCAATTTTTCCATTTCTAATTTCATTTTTATTTAACTCTCCTAAAATAAAAACAACTAGTGGTATCAAAATACTACTAGTTGCATTCTATGAGATTTTGTTCTCTTTGAAGGTATTTGTCAACCTACTATAAGTGTTATTTATATTTATTAATATTTTCTTCGCTAAGATATGTTGAAGCATTTTGTTTAAGTATTTTTGAAGCACTAATATATATACCTAATTCATTTTCATAATAATCAAGCAAAAAATTGTGCAATACAACAAGATCGTGTATTTCATACTTTTTTTCAATTAAGTAATGAAATGTGTGTCTATTAAAATTTGTAAAAATATTAACAAATGTTTCAGGTTGTATTTTTTCGCCTGGCCATAAACATTTTTTGCAAATGAGTGTTTTATCACTAAATTCAAATCGTACTATTTCATAGTTACTTTTTTTACATCTAGAGCACTTTTCTAAATTAAATTTATAATTTGTGTTTTGAATAAAGAATAATAAAAAAATAACATAATTCTTAAAAACATCTATTGAATTACTTATATTTTCAAGAACTATTTTAAAAGCTTTGTAAATAATTGGCGACTTTTCTTCTGAAGATAAAAGTTGCTCAAAAATTGATGTTATAACAGAAATATAAATATAATTTGTATAATTTTTGGCAAGACCAAAATACTCTTTTTTCAAATTGCCAGTTTTTAATTTGCTTACTCTATTGGCACCTCTACTTTTAAATATTTCAAATTCACTTAGTGAATAAGTTTGTATAGAATACTTATTTTTGGAACTTTCCTTATTAACACCTGGAGCATAAAAAGATAAAATTCCAAATTCTTTTGAAAAAACTTTTATAACCTTATCATAATCGCGATAATCATAACTATTAATAACTATTCCTTCAATTTTTATAGCAGACATAAATTATCACCTAATATGTATCTTTGTCATAACCAAGTTGTTTTAGTAATGAAGCTGATTGTCTTCATTTTTCTTTTACCTTTACAAATAATTCTAAATAGAACTTTTTACCAAAAATCAATTCTAGTTTTTCTCTAGATTTAATACCTACATTTTTAATTTTAGATCCTTTATTTCCAATAACTATCCCTTTTTGACTATCTCTTTCACAAACAATTGATGCAATAACAGAAGTTATATGAGGTTTATCTTCAAATTTATCAATCAATATTGCAATACTATGAGGAATCTCTTGCTCGGTTTGTAATAAAAGTTCCTCTCGAATAATCTCTCTTATAAGAAATCTATCTGGTTGATCTGTATATTGGTCATCTGGATAAAATTTAAAACCAGTTTCAGGTAAATTTTCTTTGATTTTTTCAAGTAAAATATCAATATTTTTATTATCGGTTGCACTAATAGAAATTACTGCATCAAATTTGAAGTCTTGTTGATTTCATTCATTAATTTTTTGATCTAATTGTTCATTAGTCACAAGATCTGATTTAGTTAAGACCAAATAAACCGGCACATCTCGTTGTTTTAATGATTTTAAAATAAAACTATCATTTTCACCAATGTATTCGTTACTTGGTGCTAAAAATAAAATTACATCAACACCTTTTGTTGATTGCAAAGCTACCCTATTCATATATCTATCTAATTCGTTTTGCGCTGTGTGCACTCCTGGAGTATCTACAAAAACATACTGACAATCTGATTCTGTTAAAATACCATTTATTCTATTTCTTGTTGTTTGAGCTTTGTGAGTTACTATTGCTAACTTTTTACCCAAAATAGTATTCATCAAAGTTGATTTTCCAACATTAGGTCTACCAACAATTCCAATAAATCCCGATTTAATATTATCCATATTTAATTTCTCGCATTCTAAAAATTTTAAATTGAGTTTTCATCAACTTTTTTATCTTCTTTTCTTTTATCTAAAAATTTTTCAAAGTCATCTTTATTATCAAACATGTTTAAAACAACTGCTTTAATTTCTTCTGCATCCTTTATTGTTCAAGTATATCTTATAGCTGATTTAAAACTTAAAATTCAAGGTATTATTAACAACCAATACAAATACATAAATCAATTTCCTGGAATATGAGCACTTCTATTCATTATAACTAAGCCATAAATCAAAATACCCATAAGCACTGTTTGATTTAATCAATAAAAAATCAAACTATATTTATTATAAGGAACAATATATGAACCTAGAAAAACAATATATCCAAACCCTAAAATGATGTACTTCATAATACTATAATTTGTTGATGCAAAAACATCCATCAATTCAAAAGTCGATGATATAAAAATAGCTAACCATCCAGCAAAAATCATTCATTTTCTTGCTTTAACTTCTCCTGGTGTAACTCAAGTTTTAAATACAAAAGCATTTTCTTTATCTTCAGTTTTTCTATATCTATCAATTCTCATTCATTCTCTATTTCACATGTTTAAATCTTTAAAAATAGATATCAATGGAAAATAAGATCATAGTAAAAATACTATTGCTAAAATCCACAATCATTGTGTTTTAAGCATATCTAAAGCTGAATTTAAATCAGTAAATTTATGTAATAAACCAATTCAATCTAAAATAAACAAAAAACTTCCATAAAGTAATGATTCTGATATAAATAAAAAATTATAAATAACTGTAAATATTACTGTTCCTTTACCCATAGTTTGATTTAAAAGAACTATAATTACTGTCGATAATAAAAATATATGGTAGAGCATTAAATACATTGAAATATTTAATATATTAATTTGATCATAATACAAATAAGAATCTTCTGAATCTACAATAGTAGAACTACCTAAGCTTTTTTGCACAAATATTCTAGCATACAAGAAAAATCCAATTCAAATTATTTGAAATGGTAATATATATGTTGCTGCACATAAGCATCTAACTCTAGCTAAAAAATCACCTTCAGAAACCATATTAACATGCTTTGATTTTAAAAATATTTTTGTATAAAAATCACCCAAAAAACCGTGAATTAATCTATCTCCTAGAGGTCCACGTTTAACTTTTTGATTGTCTAATTTTCTAGCCATTGCCATATAAAAACCTCTTTTAAAATGCTATGTTTATTAAAATAAACATAAACCCAACAACAACAGGTGCAATTGAAGCAAAATATATAATCTTATAGTCTTTTCAAACCTTTTCTTTTTTTGCCAAATTGATCTGCCTAACTTCATCGTTTATTGCTCTTTTAACTTTTATTCACTCATAATATTTATTTAATCCAAATATTACAAAATTCATTAAAAACATTACTCAAATTGAAACATGACCTGAAACTTTAGTCAATCCTTTTTGGTTGAATAAAAAGTATAAAATATCTTCTCTTGAACCCCCAACAATTACTAATATTGTTAGTATTCATATTCAAAATACCATTCATGCCCTTTTAGAAATAACGCTATGAATATATATTTTTGCATACAATTCATTGAAATACCAAACCATATCTCTATGATTGTACTCCATAGCCCCTCTAAAAATTGTTCTTGCATAATGAATATCTCTGTATAATCTTTTTTTATCAATACCTGTTACCCTTGGAATTCTTAAATCATATTTCAATTTTTCAAACAACTTTTCTCCATCTATTTTTGTATGGAGTCTTTGATTTAAAACTTTTCTATTCAAAGATAAGAAATATAGAGGTGAAAATATTATCATTAAAAAACCAGCTGCAGATAGTATATCTGTAACTAATGTGTCTAATTGAAAAATATTATTCATAATTTTACCTCCAATATTTCAATTATATATAAAAAAAATTAATAAACAAAATAACCTTTATTTATTAATTTAAAATTTAAAAAGATGTAGATTCAAAAAAATATTCAGCGTTTGATATCAAAGTTTTCAAATAAGATTTAAAATTACTATTATTAGCTCATTGTTTAACAGGCATTATTTTGGCTTCAGAAACAACTGTATTAAGCAATTTAGAAATAGCCTGTATTTCTTCATCTTTTTCAGTAAGGTGAAGTGGTGGTATGTCTTTTAGAATTAAAATTCCATTTATTATCAAAATAGTATAAATACTTTCTATACTACCTAAAAAACCATTAGCAAGAATTCTTACATTCCAAATTGCTAGATCCTCAATAATTGTTTCAAAAACTGCATTATGATTTCAAATTCTAATTATCATTGCTTTTGTTATGTAAATAAAATCTCTATCAATAGCTGTTGATTCATACAATTTTTTCTTATCATCTAAATTTGTGCTCAAAATATCATATATTTTTAAAAAATCATCAAGTAATAGGTCATATATTTCATCATTATTTGACTTTGGATAATTTGCATAATAAGAAATTCTTTCTTTTAAAAACATTCATGCTTTTGCCACATCAACTATTTCTTTCTCATAGTAATTAAAAACATCTTCATTATTAAACTCATCTTCTGATAAACTATCAAATAATTCTTGGTAAGAAGTTTTTATACCTATTTTTGACCCATACTCTTGAATCATTTTGGCGCCTATATTATTTCAAACTTCATCTTTTCTATACAAATCACTCTTAAACATAATCTTACCTCTTTTTTCCTTATTTATCTTTTAAATTATCGTTATTAAAAGCATATGGCAATAATTCGCTTACACTATATGATCCCAAAAAACCATTTTTATTAAAAAAACTTATAGTTTGACTTTTTTTTAGTAACTCATATAGAGTTTGTCTGCAAGTTCCACAAGGAGATCCAAACTTACTAGAATCTGTGTATAATGTTACAAAATCAACATCTTCTTTACCAAACCCTTTAGTTATCATTTGTGATAGTGCAGTTCTTTCAGCACAGATTGTGGGATTATAGGCAGCATTTTCAACATTAACACCTTTTATTTTTTTTCCATTTTTAAGATAAATTATGCAAGCTACTTTGAAATTAGAATATGGTGAGTAGGAGTTTTCTTTCAAAACTAAAAGTTCTTTTAAAATATCTTCATTTTTCATATTTTTACCTTTAATTAAATAATTCCTTAACCTTTTCGATAAATGGTTGTAAATAAATTAAAAAACCAATTCCGACAGAAAACACTGCATTTATTATACTTGCAGCAGCACATATGTCTTTGATTTTTTTAGCCTGAATATTATATTCAAAACTTAATAAATCAACAAAATTTTCAATTGAAGTATTTACAAATTCAAAACCTAAAAGTACTCCAATAGTTAAAATAACCACTGCTCATTGAACTTCTGTCAATCTAAGTCAAATACCAAAACCAATACAAAAAATAATTACAAATATATAAACTATCAAGGTCGATTCTTCTTTAAATGCTGTAAAAATACCTCTTGCAGCATTACCAAACTTGTTTTTTACTCTTGTACCAACTTTAGTTTTTTTCTTAATTTTACTTGCCATATTCTTACTCCTATTGTAATTATACTATTTTATATGATACATTTATGTCTTTTAGTATTTTATCAGTTAATTTAAACATTTCTTTTTCATCTTCTTCGTTAGTTTCATGGTCATAGCCTAAAATATGTAAAATTCCATGTACAAATAGTCATGCCATTTCATCTTCAATTTTGTGATCGTAGTTTTTAGCCTTATTAAGAGCCTCTTCATATGTTATGAAAATATCTCCAATCTCTCTAAATTCCAATTGTTGATATATCCCTAATGGGTCATCAATCGGGAATGAGATTACATCTCCAACATATTCTTTATTTCGGTACTTTTTATTTAATTCAAGTGATTTTTCTGGAAGTATAAAAAAAACTGATAACAATAAGTTTTGTTCAATATTCAAATGTTTTTTTGTAGATGCTAAAAGTTTTGCGTAAATCATTTCATAATTTTTAAGTAATTTATTATTGTCTTCATAAATAAAGCTAATTTCGTCCATAAATAAACCTCATTTATATTATAGTATTAATAAAGAGAAGATATTAAATAATTTAACAAATTTATCTTATTTCCGTATAAAATAACTCTATTTTTGTTAGGATCTAAATTAATCAAATCAACATTTTTCAATGCTATGATTCCTTTATCGAAATATAAGTATTTGTTCGATAAAAGTTCATAACCATTTATATAATCAATTTTAAAATATTCTACTTCTGCTAAATTAATTTTTTTATCACAAAATAAATATCCATTTATTTTTATTTCTCCTTCTTCATCTACTTTTTGTTGAATTATTAATTGAGCTGAATAAATAGTTCTTTTGTTTGCAATTAACATAAAAACAAAGGTAAAAATAATTAAAAATATTCCTAGAAAAAAACTTCTTGTTGTTGATTTTTTCATCTATATCTCCATTCTATTTGAAAATAACTTTTGATATTCATTATCGTGATCGGTCATAATTATCAAACTATCTTTTTTTAAGCTTAAAAATGCTCGCATTAAGTAGTATGCAGTTTTTTTATCAACATTACTTAATGGTTCATCAACTAAATAAACATCTTTACTTGTAAAAAATAAACTTATAAAGCTTATTATTTGTCTCTGACCTTTACTTAAATTAGCCCCATTGTCAATTATTTTTTTATTTATATCAATATTATTGTTTTCCATTAGTTCAAATAATTTGTACTCTTTAAATATATTTAAGTCTATTTTATTTTTAAATTGTTGAATATTAGTTCACACAGATGCGTTAAATAAATAGTCATATTGTCCTAAATATGTTACTCTATTCTTTAAACACTGTTTATTTATATTTTTAAAGTCAACTTGATTTATAAGGAAATTTCCTTCATAGTTTTCAATGTTTCCAGATAATAGTTTTAGTAAACTTGTTTTACCAGACCCACTTTTACCAAAAATGAAAGTATTTGCGCTAAATGTGTGAGTTACATTATCAATAAGTTTATTCTCATTTTGAAATTTATATATATTTTGTAGCTCAATTTTTTCTATTTTATCTATTTCTAACAAACTTTTATTTTCTTCAACTTCATTTTTTTCAAATAAAAATTTTAGTTCTTTGATACAAATTTTATTTTCTTCTTTACTAATAATTAAGTTAAATATTGAATTGGTGAATATATAAATATAATTAGAGATTGATACATAAAATAGTAATTGAGAAAAGTTTGTTAAATTATTAGCAATTAGGTCTGCACTAACATAAAAGATTAATAAATAAAAAAACCTTGCTATTGTTTTTGTAGCTAACTCATTAAAATTTTTAATATAATTTAAATCTTTTTCATTTTTAATATTTTTTTTATACTTTTTTAAAAATTGTAACTCGAAATGATTGTTTAAGTTTTTTGCTTTTATCTCAAAATTTCCATCTATTATTTCTCTAAATGTAGTTAAAAACTTAATTTCATCTGTACTATGTTTGATATTTTTATCTTTAACTCAATTATAAAAAAGATAAGAAATAAAAACAGATATTAAGTTTTCGATTAAAATAAATATTAATATAGATTTAGAAATACTTGCCACTATTATAAGAGACATTAAAAATAAAATAAATTGTGTTGGTATAAATAAAAAGTAATTAACTAGTCTATCAGAAATCAAATTTATATATTGCAATTTTTTTATTCATTCTTCTTTTCCTAATGAATCATATTTTTCTATATTCATTAAAATTATTTTATTTATATATATCTTTATTATTTTTTTGTTAATAAGTTTTTTTATATTAAACAAAATTATATTATTAAATAAACCTACTACATTTTGTATCATAAACAATAACAAAAAAGATAAAAATAATATATTTAAATTATATTTATCATCTATCATAACATTATTCGAATAAACTTTTAAAAAGCTGTTAGAAATAATTATCAATGAATTTAAAAGGATAGATAGCACAAAAAACAAAACAATATAATTTATATAGTCACTAAATAATTTTATCCAATTAAAAAAAGACTTATTTTTAAAAATAATGGTTTCTGTTTTTCGAGCTATTCCAAAATAGCCTGTGTATTTTTTTGCAATATCAGAAAAAGAAACTCAAGTTAAGTCATTATTATTTGGATCAGCAACTAAAAATAAGTTTTTTTTGCGTTTATAAATAATTATAAAGTGTTCTCCAGATGATTCTTCATTGATGTTAAGAACTACAGGATCCGAAACATTAAGTTCAATAAATTCATTAAAATTGGCATGATAAGTTTTAAACTCTATTTTATATTTATTCAAAAGCTCTTCAATGTTATAAAAACTAAGCTCGCTATCTGAGATTTGATTTTCGTATTTAATTTCTTCAATAGTAAAGTGTTTTTTTTGTAAACTATTTATAAGCATAGTCGAAACTGCAACTCCGCAATCATAAATACTTTTTTGCCTTGTAAAGTTATACTCCATATTATCTCCTCAAATAATTAGTCGTAAAAAAAATTGACTTTAAGTCAATTTTTTAGAATTATTTATATAATTTATAACTAAATTTTCATAAGTAGTGCCAGCTTCTAATGATTTAAGCATATCTTCAGCTAATTTTTGTAACTGCTCAATTTGTTTAACCATCTCATTAGAAAACTCTCAGTGACTATAGTTTTGATTTATATAATCTAGTAATTCCCCTTTTTGTAAGCTAGCTAAAAATATTTTTATTGCATCACTTCTCTCAACTTTTCCTAAACTAAGATATTTATCCAGAATATAGTTTTGTATAGCTA
Coding sequences within it:
- the era gene encoding GTPase Era; amino-acid sequence: MDNIKSGFIGIVGRPNVGKSTLMNTILGKKLAIVTHKAQTTRNRINGILTESDCQYVFVDTPGVHTAQNELDRYMNRVALQSTKGVDVILFLAPSNEYIGENDSFILKSLKQRDVPVYLVLTKSDLVTNEQLDQKINEWNQQDFKFDAVISISATDNKNIDILLEKIKENLPETGFKFYPDDQYTDQPDRFLIREIIREELLLQTEQEIPHSIAILIDKFEDKPHITSVIASIVCERDSQKGIVIGNKGSKIKNVGIKSREKLELIFGKKFYLELFVKVKEKWRQSASLLKQLGYDKDTY
- a CDS encoding ATP-binding cassette domain-containing protein, with protein sequence MEYNFTRQKSIYDCGVAVSTMLINSLQKKHFTIEEIKYENQISDSELSFYNIEELLNKYKIEFKTYHANFNEFIELNVSDPVVLNINEESSGEHFIIIYKRKKNLFLVADPNNNDLTWVSFSDIAKKYTGYFGIARKTETIIFKNKSFFNWIKLFSDYINYIVLFFVLSILLNSLIIISNSFLKVYSNNVMIDDKYNLNILFLSFLLLFMIQNVVGLFNNIILFNIKKLINKKIIKIYINKIILMNIEKYDSLGKEEWIKKLQYINLISDRLVNYFLFIPTQFILFLMSLIIVASISKSILIFILIENLISVFISYLFYNWVKDKNIKHSTDEIKFLTTFREIIDGNFEIKAKNLNNHFELQFLKKYKKNIKNEKDLNYIKNFNELATKTIARFFYLLIFYVSADLIANNLTNFSQLLFYVSISNYIYIFTNSIFNLIISKEENKICIKELKFLFEKNEVEENKSLLEIDKIEKIELQNIYKFQNENKLIDNVTHTFSANTFIFGKSGSGKTSLLKLLSGNIENYEGNFLINQVDFKNINKQCLKNRVTYLGQYDYLFNASVWTNIQQFKNKIDLNIFKEYKLFELMENNNIDINKKIIDNGANLSKGQRQIISFISLFFTSKDVYLVDEPLSNVDKKTAYYLMRAFLSLKKDSLIIMTDHDNEYQKLFSNRMEI
- a CDS encoding glycine--tRNA ligase; the protein is MKLEMEKLISHLKTMGFVFQGSEIYGGLANSWDYGPLGAELKNNIKQAWWDFFIKKNPYNIGLDSSIIMNSKVWEASGHIGNFNDPLIDCKACNSRWRADKLIEEKFTEMNVGGWSNEQLENFIEEKKIKCPKCDKTNFTEIRKFALMFKTNQGVIEDMTSTVYLRPETAQGIFVQYKNTQRALRKQLPFGIGQIGKSFRNEITPGNFIFRTREFEQMELEFFFSPNDSKNWFQYWLDNVQDFLENTIKIKKENYLLREHDKDELSHYSSRTVDIEFKYPFGIGELWGIAHRGDYDLSQHQKVSGEDLTYLDPVTNERYLANVIEPSVGVERLLLAVLCQSYKEEALENGERVVLSLPNNLAPYKFAILPLQKQQVEKANEIYLNLISKTGISGTFDDKGNIGKRYRRQDAIGTPYCITIDFDTDNDGCVTVRERDSMNQNRVPINQLEEYLKENTK
- the cdd gene encoding cytidine deaminase, translating into MKNEDILKELLVLKENSYSPYSNFKVACIIYLKNGKKIKGVNVENAAYNPTICAERTALSQMITKGFGKEDVDFVTLYTDSSKFGSPCGTCRQTLYELLKKSQTISFFNKNGFLGSYSVSELLPYAFNNDNLKDK
- a CDS encoding diacylglycerol kinase family protein, coding for MASKIKKKTKVGTRVKNKFGNAARGIFTAFKEESTLIVYIFVIIFCIGFGIWLRLTEVQWAVVILTIGVLLGFEFVNTSIENFVDLLSFEYNIQAKKIKDICAAASIINAVFSVGIGFLIYLQPFIEKVKELFN
- the ybeY gene encoding rRNA maturation RNase YbeY; translation: MDEISFIYEDNNKLLKNYEMIYAKLLASTKKHLNIEQNLLLSVFFILPEKSLELNKKYRNKEYVGDVISFPIDDPLGIYQQLEFREIGDIFITYEEALNKAKNYDHKIEDEMAWLFVHGILHILGYDHETNEEDEKEMFKLTDKILKDINVSYKIV
- the recO gene encoding DNA repair protein RecO; translation: MSAIKIEGIVINSYDYRDYDKVIKVFSKEFGILSFYAPGVNKESSKNKYSIQTYSLSEFEIFKSRGANRVSKLKTGNLKKEYFGLAKNYTNYIYISVITSIFEQLLSSEEKSPIIYKAFKIVLENISNSIDVFKNYVIFLLFFIQNTNYKFNLEKCSRCKKSNYEIVRFEFSDKTLICKKCLWPGEKIQPETFVNIFTNFNRHTFHYLIEKKYEIHDLVVLHNFLLDYYENELGIYISASKILKQNASTYLSEENINKYK